Proteins co-encoded in one Papaver somniferum cultivar HN1 chromosome 5, ASM357369v1, whole genome shotgun sequence genomic window:
- the LOC113282269 gene encoding protein TIFY 6B-like isoform X2, which produces MRGSPMQWPFANKGSPTLPQFTNFRNTQEERPQKIVNDPLGSSIFMPMSTSDAFDANQKAYANAVQKNFNLDRQGGNHYAATSYPSQHVDPYSTHRSNEIRTFSVSNHAIAVAMSNPYFKSQVSTAGHPLATSNLKQQPLGGIPVMSPHHVTAASIAGAPDQRNMSRPAAAPAQLTIFYGGSVNVYDDVSPEKAQAIMFLAGNGASTTPNVATPRAQSQPPTPKGADVFRGNHSHSTPADVFRGNHSHSTPPCSGLSSPLSVTSQPGSQSISGCSGADELMAAKSVATMATPISQAEPSKASSSDGFAGNLRPAAVPQARKASLARFLEKRKDRVITAAPYSTNMSKMPLESSNSQGSNGGAVNPGAASFLNNTSNKEPSWNMVKAKIERLDEGDLQTRS; this is translated from the exons ATGAGAGGATCTCCTATGCAATGGCCCTTTGCCAACAAGGGTTCACCTACCTTGCCTCAGTTCACGAACTTCAGAAATACTCAAGAAGAGAGGCCCCAAAAAATTGTTAATGATCCCCTAGGATCATCTATCTTTATGCCTATGTCAACTTCAGATGCTTTTGACGCAAACCAAAAAGCTTATGCTAATGCAGTACag AAAAACTTTAACCTCGACAGACAAGGGGGCAACCATTATGCAGCAACATCATATCCATCACAACACGTTGATCCGTATTCAACTCATCGTTCTAATGAAATTAGAACATTTTCTGTTTCTAATCACGCTATTGCAGTTGCTATGAGCAATCCTTACTTCAAGAGCCAAGTTTCAACAGCTGGGCATCCTTTGGCTACTTCAAATCTTAAGCAACAACCCCTCGGAGGAATTCCAGTTATGTCTCCCCATCATGTCACTGCTGCTTCCATCGCCGGTGCCCCTGATCAGAG GAACATGTCTAGGCCTGCCGCCGCACCTGCGCAGTTGACCATCTTCTATGGGGGTTCAGTGAATGTGTATGATGATGTGTCTcctgagaag GCTCAAGCTATTATGTTCTTGGCTGGAAATGGGGCTTCGACGACTCCTAATGTAGCAACTCCCAGAGCTCAATCGCAGCCTCCAACCCCAAAGGGCGCTGATGTTTTTCGAGGGAACCATTCCCATTCAACACCAGCTGATGTTTTTCGAGGGAACCATTCCCATTCAACACCACCTTGTTCAGGTCTATCAAGCCCTCTATCTGTTACTTCACAACCCGGTTCTCAGTCTATAAGTGGATGTAGTGGCGCCGACGAATTGATGGCTGCAAAATCCGTAGCAACTATGGCGACTCCAATAAGCCAGGCAGAACCTTCTAAAGCATCATCTTCGGATGGATTTGCTGGAAATTTAAGACCTGCAG CTGTGCCTCAGGCTCGTAAAGCATCATTGGCCCGGTTTCTGGAGAAGCGCAAAGACAG GGTGATTACTGCAGCACCTTACAGCACCAACATGAGCAAGATGCCCCTTGAAAGCAGCAATAGCCAAGGCTCCAATGGTGGTGCTGTAAATCCTGGTGCAGCCTCTTTTCTAAACAACACGAGCAACAAAGAACCGTCATGGAATATGGTGAAGGCCAAGATTGAAAGATTAGATGAAGGAGATTTACAGACCAGAAGTTGA
- the LOC113282269 gene encoding protein TIFY 6B-like isoform X1: MERDFLGMKSKETITIADDDAKDNNTNVFMRGSPMQWPFANKGSPTLPQFTNFRNTQEERPQKIVNDPLGSSIFMPMSTSDAFDANQKAYANAVQKNFNLDRQGGNHYAATSYPSQHVDPYSTHRSNEIRTFSVSNHAIAVAMSNPYFKSQVSTAGHPLATSNLKQQPLGGIPVMSPHHVTAASIAGAPDQRNMSRPAAAPAQLTIFYGGSVNVYDDVSPEKAQAIMFLAGNGASTTPNVATPRAQSQPPTPKGADVFRGNHSHSTPADVFRGNHSHSTPPCSGLSSPLSVTSQPGSQSISGCSGADELMAAKSVATMATPISQAEPSKASSSDGFAGNLRPAAVPQARKASLARFLEKRKDRVITAAPYSTNMSKMPLESSNSQGSNGGAVNPGAASFLNNTSNKEPSWNMVKAKIERLDEGDLQTRS, from the exons atggagagagattTTTTAGGTATGAAGTCCAAGGAGACAATCACAATTGCAGATGATGATGCTAAAGATAATAATACTAatg TATTCATGAGAGGATCTCCTATGCAATGGCCCTTTGCCAACAAGGGTTCACCTACCTTGCCTCAGTTCACGAACTTCAGAAATACTCAAGAAGAGAGGCCCCAAAAAATTGTTAATGATCCCCTAGGATCATCTATCTTTATGCCTATGTCAACTTCAGATGCTTTTGACGCAAACCAAAAAGCTTATGCTAATGCAGTACag AAAAACTTTAACCTCGACAGACAAGGGGGCAACCATTATGCAGCAACATCATATCCATCACAACACGTTGATCCGTATTCAACTCATCGTTCTAATGAAATTAGAACATTTTCTGTTTCTAATCACGCTATTGCAGTTGCTATGAGCAATCCTTACTTCAAGAGCCAAGTTTCAACAGCTGGGCATCCTTTGGCTACTTCAAATCTTAAGCAACAACCCCTCGGAGGAATTCCAGTTATGTCTCCCCATCATGTCACTGCTGCTTCCATCGCCGGTGCCCCTGATCAGAG GAACATGTCTAGGCCTGCCGCCGCACCTGCGCAGTTGACCATCTTCTATGGGGGTTCAGTGAATGTGTATGATGATGTGTCTcctgagaag GCTCAAGCTATTATGTTCTTGGCTGGAAATGGGGCTTCGACGACTCCTAATGTAGCAACTCCCAGAGCTCAATCGCAGCCTCCAACCCCAAAGGGCGCTGATGTTTTTCGAGGGAACCATTCCCATTCAACACCAGCTGATGTTTTTCGAGGGAACCATTCCCATTCAACACCACCTTGTTCAGGTCTATCAAGCCCTCTATCTGTTACTTCACAACCCGGTTCTCAGTCTATAAGTGGATGTAGTGGCGCCGACGAATTGATGGCTGCAAAATCCGTAGCAACTATGGCGACTCCAATAAGCCAGGCAGAACCTTCTAAAGCATCATCTTCGGATGGATTTGCTGGAAATTTAAGACCTGCAG CTGTGCCTCAGGCTCGTAAAGCATCATTGGCCCGGTTTCTGGAGAAGCGCAAAGACAG GGTGATTACTGCAGCACCTTACAGCACCAACATGAGCAAGATGCCCCTTGAAAGCAGCAATAGCCAAGGCTCCAATGGTGGTGCTGTAAATCCTGGTGCAGCCTCTTTTCTAAACAACACGAGCAACAAAGAACCGTCATGGAATATGGTGAAGGCCAAGATTGAAAGATTAGATGAAGGAGATTTACAGACCAGAAGTTGA